The Haloplanus sp. CK5-1 genome contains a region encoding:
- a CDS encoding PAS domain S-box protein, whose product MTATRDPLRVITLGTGDVAARIDGATTESGRPLAVTPRDPDAPPDGLDDADCLLVEQCGEAWREVVDRLADALPSVPVAVLTGSASADDVAAALETDANGWFPRDLCATQSDLVATRVAGLVEGASGDPPSETGARARADANGVIADPERRFRLVAENVDEIIYIANGDFSSVEYANDAYEDIWERPVAELYEEATAFFEGIDPRDRETFREEFESMRADIESGLPADRYEFEFRVRTPSGEIKWVHATGYPVSSETDEDRYVGIVEDVTEQRELERTYRELFESVSDGIVVHDPASGDIVDVNQRFCDLTGYDHGELVGETVALVASDDEAATYERAREAVRRGETEGPRLFEWRCRRADGGTVPVEVHLCLVSLQGERRVLASVRDITERRTRGARLRTERDRRSVLFENTPDPIMAVEFRDDDPYITEVNSGFADTFGFDVDDVTGRPIADVVVPEDEREGYEEIRRRALAGESVEAEVRRETATGVRDFLLRVLPFESGGDRHAYVWFTDVTERRERERAIEEEREKYSTLVEQSSDGVVVVRDGEYVFVNERFAAITGYAEEDLLGRPFDEVFAPESRELVRERYERRVAGESPPNQYDVEVETAAGERRTLELAVSRIGHEGDPATMANFRDVTERRERERTVEGLQRATERLQGAETVDDVYEIAVETARDVLGLPMTACWRHRPEADRLDYVTGTDPVERMARGPVSFTPDDVEYDLFEAGDATTYDPGAIREHNPLDRSIVVSIGDEGLLAAGERGRESYESYLVDVTQVLAGHAASALERVQRAEQLRKSEHRLGAIVDRIDEAIFLAPIDELDESDPAAEFVSSGYADIWGQSLETIQSTHEEGFFSTLHPDDYDGYRALIADIVRDADRGTLQDTYTREYRIERPDGEVRWVRSEFYPTDWIDGPTRIIVVSRDVTERKERAQTLESFHDATAELTTADTVTEAGRTAVEAAATVFDLPATAVYRYDEATGRLEAPATGPDLPAPDDLGTLSASNDTAWAAFVDERLRRVEDWRAPLPADTPGEEALLFPLGGNGLLVVWRTGDRLDTDAASILAATLEAALNRLRGERRLESRRAELEAQVERARRLESITELTRNVEAAITAESSRRGIQEAVCSELTDVEPFDAAWVVEAEVGTDHLSPRAASGIQRDDVERVVADATGAGDADTSPAADAWRTGDPVVSNDLVGGRRSDWRQRLLRRGAGSVCAVPLSYEGITHGVLTVVADEPETFGDREVDVLAQLGTSIGYAITATERQRALESDDTLELEFRGSGADASFVRLARALDGRVRHRRTVRRQDGSVSVYYGVDADHPKEVVGPASDALPGDVTVVSKREGSILLERRGSSWFGSFVAEYGGVLRRARATPDGVTLVVELPSEADTRAMVERTREEFPGLDLYAQRQRHETAATPRDLDARLERRLSDRQYEALETAHAMGYFEWPRENSGEDVADALGITQPTVNKHIRLGEGKVFDLLFGSASDPSG is encoded by the coding sequence ATGACAGCCACTCGCGACCCGTTACGGGTCATCACGCTGGGAACCGGCGACGTCGCCGCCCGAATCGACGGGGCGACGACCGAGTCGGGGCGACCGCTCGCGGTGACGCCACGGGACCCGGATGCGCCCCCCGACGGCCTCGACGACGCCGACTGCCTCCTCGTCGAGCAGTGCGGGGAGGCGTGGCGAGAGGTCGTCGACCGTCTCGCGGACGCGTTGCCGTCGGTTCCGGTCGCCGTGCTGACCGGGTCGGCGTCGGCGGACGACGTGGCGGCGGCGCTCGAAACCGACGCGAACGGGTGGTTCCCCCGCGACCTGTGTGCCACCCAGTCGGACCTCGTCGCCACGCGCGTCGCCGGGTTGGTCGAGGGGGCGAGCGGCGACCCGCCGAGCGAGACGGGAGCGCGGGCGAGAGCGGACGCGAACGGCGTGATCGCCGACCCCGAACGGCGGTTTCGGCTCGTCGCCGAGAACGTCGACGAGATCATCTACATCGCCAACGGGGACTTCTCGTCGGTCGAGTACGCGAACGACGCCTACGAGGACATCTGGGAGCGTCCCGTCGCGGAGTTGTACGAGGAGGCGACGGCCTTCTTCGAGGGGATCGATCCTCGCGACCGCGAGACGTTCCGCGAGGAGTTCGAGTCGATGCGGGCGGATATCGAGTCCGGATTGCCGGCGGATCGGTACGAGTTCGAGTTCCGCGTTCGGACGCCGTCGGGCGAGATCAAGTGGGTCCACGCGACGGGCTACCCCGTGTCGAGCGAGACGGATGAGGACCGGTACGTCGGCATCGTGGAGGACGTCACCGAGCAACGCGAACTCGAACGGACGTACCGCGAACTGTTCGAGAGCGTTTCGGACGGCATCGTCGTCCACGACCCGGCCTCCGGCGACATCGTCGACGTCAACCAGCGGTTCTGCGACCTGACCGGCTACGACCACGGGGAACTCGTCGGGGAGACGGTCGCACTCGTGGCCTCCGACGACGAGGCGGCCACCTACGAGCGAGCGAGGGAGGCGGTCCGACGCGGAGAGACGGAGGGACCGCGGCTGTTCGAGTGGCGGTGTCGACGGGCGGACGGCGGGACGGTCCCGGTCGAGGTACACCTCTGTCTGGTCTCCCTCCAGGGCGAACGCCGGGTGCTGGCGAGCGTTCGCGACATCACGGAGCGCCGGACTCGCGGGGCCCGGCTGAGGACCGAACGCGACCGTCGGTCCGTGCTGTTCGAGAACACGCCCGATCCGATCATGGCCGTCGAGTTCCGGGACGACGACCCCTACATCACGGAGGTCAACTCCGGGTTCGCCGACACGTTCGGCTTCGACGTCGACGACGTCACCGGCCGACCCATCGCGGACGTCGTCGTCCCGGAGGACGAACGCGAGGGGTACGAGGAGATCAGACGGCGGGCGCTCGCCGGCGAGTCGGTCGAGGCGGAGGTCCGCCGGGAGACGGCGACCGGCGTCAGGGACTTCCTGCTCAGAGTGCTTCCCTTCGAGAGTGGGGGCGACCGGCACGCGTACGTCTGGTTCACCGACGTCACGGAGCGACGGGAGCGCGAGCGGGCCATCGAGGAGGAACGGGAGAAGTACTCGACGCTGGTCGAGCAGAGCTCCGACGGGGTGGTGGTCGTCCGCGACGGGGAGTACGTGTTCGTCAACGAACGGTTCGCGGCGATCACGGGGTACGCGGAGGAGGACCTCCTCGGGCGGCCGTTCGACGAGGTGTTCGCACCCGAATCCCGCGAGTTGGTCCGGGAGCGCTACGAGCGGCGGGTCGCCGGCGAGTCACCGCCCAACCAGTACGACGTCGAGGTGGAGACGGCGGCGGGTGAGCGACGAACACTGGAGCTCGCGGTGTCGCGGATCGGACACGAGGGTGATCCGGCGACGATGGCGAACTTCCGGGACGTGACCGAGCGCCGAGAACGCGAGCGGACGGTCGAGGGACTCCAGCGGGCGACCGAGCGCCTCCAGGGTGCCGAGACGGTCGACGACGTGTACGAGATAGCCGTCGAGACGGCACGGGACGTGCTCGGACTGCCGATGACCGCCTGCTGGCGACACCGCCCCGAGGCCGACCGACTCGACTACGTCACCGGAACCGATCCGGTCGAGCGGATGGCCCGCGGCCCCGTCTCGTTCACGCCCGACGACGTCGAGTACGACCTGTTCGAGGCCGGCGACGCGACGACGTACGATCCCGGCGCGATCCGCGAACACAACCCGCTCGACCGGTCGATCGTCGTGTCGATCGGCGACGAAGGACTGCTGGCCGCGGGCGAGCGTGGCCGCGAGTCGTACGAGTCGTATCTCGTCGACGTCACGCAGGTACTGGCTGGCCACGCGGCGAGTGCGCTCGAACGCGTCCAGCGGGCGGAACAGCTCCGGAAGAGTGAACACCGACTCGGGGCCATCGTCGACCGGATCGACGAGGCGATATTCCTCGCCCCCATCGACGAACTCGACGAGAGCGACCCGGCCGCGGAGTTCGTGAGTTCGGGCTACGCGGACATCTGGGGACAGTCCCTCGAGACGATCCAGTCGACCCACGAGGAGGGGTTCTTCTCGACCCTACACCCCGACGACTACGACGGCTACCGCGCGCTCATCGCCGACATCGTCCGCGACGCCGACCGAGGGACGCTGCAGGACACCTACACACGCGAGTACCGCATCGAGCGGCCGGACGGCGAGGTGCGCTGGGTCCGGTCGGAGTTCTACCCGACCGACTGGATCGACGGTCCCACGCGCATCATCGTCGTGAGCCGGGACGTAACCGAGCGCAAGGAGCGCGCACAGACACTCGAATCGTTCCACGACGCCACGGCGGAACTGACGACCGCAGACACGGTCACCGAGGCCGGCCGGACCGCAGTCGAGGCCGCAGCGACCGTGTTCGACCTGCCGGCGACCGCCGTCTATCGGTACGACGAGGCGACCGGCCGACTGGAAGCGCCGGCGACGGGGCCCGACCTCCCCGCGCCCGACGACCTCGGGACGCTCTCCGCCTCGAACGACACCGCGTGGGCCGCGTTCGTCGACGAGCGACTCCGGCGGGTCGAGGACTGGCGAGCGCCGCTCCCGGCGGACACGCCGGGCGAGGAGGCACTCCTATTTCCACTGGGTGGGAACGGGCTCCTCGTCGTCTGGCGGACGGGCGACCGCCTGGATACGGACGCCGCGAGCATCCTCGCGGCGACGCTCGAAGCCGCGCTCAACCGACTCCGCGGCGAGCGCCGCCTCGAATCCAGACGGGCCGAACTCGAAGCGCAGGTCGAGCGGGCGCGCCGCCTCGAATCGATAACCGAACTCACGCGGAACGTCGAAGCGGCGATCACGGCGGAGTCCTCCCGGCGAGGGATTCAGGAGGCGGTGTGTTCGGAACTGACCGACGTCGAGCCGTTCGACGCCGCGTGGGTCGTCGAGGCCGAGGTCGGAACGGACCACCTGTCTCCCCGGGCGGCGTCGGGGATCCAACGGGACGACGTCGAGCGGGTCGTCGCGGACGCGACGGGGGCGGGCGACGCGGACACGAGTCCGGCGGCCGACGCGTGGCGAACCGGCGATCCGGTCGTCAGCAACGACCTCGTGGGTGGTCGGCGGAGCGACTGGCGACAGCGCCTCCTCCGTCGGGGTGCCGGATCGGTCTGTGCCGTCCCGCTCTCCTACGAGGGGATCACGCACGGCGTACTCACGGTGGTCGCCGACGAACCCGAGACGTTCGGGGACCGGGAGGTGGACGTTCTCGCGCAACTCGGCACCTCCATCGGGTACGCGATCACCGCGACGGAGCGACAACGGGCGCTCGAGTCCGACGACACACTCGAACTCGAGTTCCGGGGGAGCGGCGCCGACGCCTCGTTCGTCCGTCTGGCGCGGGCCCTCGACGGCCGCGTCCGCCACCGGCGGACGGTTCGCCGCCAAGACGGATCGGTCAGCGTCTACTACGGCGTCGACGCCGATCACCCGAAGGAGGTGGTCGGCCCCGCGTCGGACGCGTTGCCCGGCGACGTCACGGTCGTCTCGAAGCGCGAGGGGTCGATCCTCCTCGAACGCCGCGGGTCGTCGTGGTTCGGCTCCTTCGTCGCCGAGTACGGAGGTGTCCTCCGTCGCGCGAGGGCGACCCCCGACGGCGTCACGCTCGTGGTGGAACTGCCGAGCGAGGCCGACACGCGGGCGATGGTCGAGCGAACCCGGGAGGAGTTCCCGGGCCTCGACCTCTACGCCCAGCGGCAGCGCCACGAGACGGCGGCGACGCCGCGTGACCTCGACGCTCGACTCGAACGCCGGTTGAGCGACCGACAGTACGAGGCACTGGAGACGGCCCACGCCATGGGCTACTTCGAGTGGCCACGCGAGAACAGCGGCGAGGACGTGGCCGACGCCCTCGGCATCACCCAGCCGACGGTGAACAAACACATCCGACTGGGTGAGGGGAAGGTGTTCGATCTGCTGTTCGGGTCGGCGTCCGACCCGTCGGGATGA
- a CDS encoding winged helix-turn-helix domain-containing protein: MTANPSQTQAVVTSPTTPASGHRDDGDGVGSTTTDGAPDVAFDELLDLLGDEYACDILQALAGGPMPARALADRCGMSRPTVYRRLDRLTAAGVVVSRLRPAADGHHRQEFRLVLDEVAFRVREDGIDGDVRIVDPAGD, encoded by the coding sequence ATGACGGCGAACCCAAGTCAGACGCAGGCGGTCGTCACGTCACCGACCACGCCGGCGTCCGGTCACCGCGACGACGGCGACGGCGTCGGATCGACCACGACTGACGGTGCGCCCGACGTGGCGTTCGACGAACTCCTCGACTTGTTGGGCGACGAGTACGCCTGCGACATCCTGCAGGCACTGGCCGGCGGCCCGATGCCGGCCCGTGCGCTCGCTGATCGGTGCGGGATGTCGCGGCCGACGGTGTACCGGCGGCTCGACCGGCTGACCGCCGCCGGCGTCGTCGTCTCGCGGCTCCGACCCGCCGCCGACGGCCACCACAGACAGGAGTTCCGTCTCGTCCTCGACGAAGTCGCGTTCCGCGTGCGCGAGGACGGCATCGACGGCGACGTGCGGATCGTCGACCCAGCCGGCGACTGA
- a CDS encoding winged helix-turn-helix domain-containing protein, with translation MSDENDADDIDDDGSVDDVSARDRLEAEADRAVSEFDDGVVDLLAWVLDTETRARIYVYLRQHPDSTSEEVAEGTGLYPSTVREALAELHEEGTVERHKRESAGAGNNPYAYEAIAPSSLVQDVVGQVQDQLNAVFNLDRRLDDENEDGDVDPVRITVEDETE, from the coding sequence ATGTCAGACGAGAACGACGCCGACGACATAGACGACGACGGATCGGTCGACGACGTATCCGCTCGCGACCGACTGGAAGCCGAAGCCGACCGAGCGGTGTCGGAGTTCGACGACGGGGTGGTCGATCTGCTGGCGTGGGTGCTCGACACCGAGACGCGGGCCCGAATCTACGTCTACCTCCGACAGCACCCCGACTCGACGAGCGAGGAGGTCGCGGAGGGAACCGGCCTCTACCCGAGTACGGTCCGCGAGGCACTGGCCGAACTCCACGAGGAGGGGACGGTCGAGCGACACAAACGCGAGAGCGCGGGGGCGGGCAACAACCCCTACGCCTACGAGGCCATCGCGCCCAGTTCGCTCGTCCAAGACGTCGTGGGACAGGTTCAAGATCAGTTGAACGCCGTCTTCAACCTCGACCGGCGACTCGACGACGAAAACGAGGACGGCGACGTGGACCCGGTCCGCATCACCGTCGAAGACGAGACGGAGTGA
- a CDS encoding phosphopantetheine adenylyltransferase: MEVALGGTFDPIHDGHRALFERALELGDVTVGLTSDELAEETRQVSRPVRPFDERRAAVESELDALADTRDRSFEVRRLDDPTGIATEPPFDAIVVSPETREGADRINEIRESRGLDPLQVEVVDHVPADDGERISSTRIVRGEIDPHGTLTPECSPETE, translated from the coding sequence ATGGAGGTCGCGCTTGGCGGGACGTTCGACCCGATCCACGACGGACACCGGGCGCTGTTCGAACGAGCCCTCGAACTCGGCGACGTGACCGTCGGTCTCACCAGCGACGAACTCGCCGAGGAGACTCGACAGGTCTCGCGTCCCGTCCGCCCGTTCGACGAGCGACGCGCGGCCGTCGAATCGGAACTCGACGCGCTGGCCGACACACGCGACCGGTCGTTCGAGGTCCGCCGACTCGACGACCCAACCGGCATCGCGACCGAACCGCCCTTCGACGCCATCGTCGTCTCGCCGGAGACCCGCGAGGGGGCGGACCGGATCAACGAGATTCGCGAGTCACGGGGACTCGACCCACTGCAGGTTGAGGTTGTCGACCACGTCCCCGCCGACGACGGCGAGCGCATCTCGTCGACCCGGATCGTCCGCGGCGAGATCGACCCACACGGAACTCTCACGCCCGAGTGCTCGCCCGAGACCGAGTAG
- a CDS encoding transcription initiation factor IIB family protein — translation MYRARDRVDNEEWVARLTRAADGLDLGSEARSNAVDLFLSNTPEEDRSKPAVAAASLYAGALIAGEERSQGSVAAAMDVTRLSVQNRWKAVLEASGFRPPEW, via the coding sequence ATGTACCGAGCGCGGGATCGGGTCGACAACGAGGAGTGGGTCGCCCGCCTGACGCGGGCGGCCGACGGTCTCGATCTCGGGAGCGAGGCCCGGTCGAACGCCGTCGATCTGTTCCTCTCGAACACGCCCGAGGAGGATCGGTCGAAGCCGGCCGTGGCCGCCGCCAGCCTCTACGCCGGCGCCCTGATCGCCGGCGAGGAGCGGTCCCAAGGGTCGGTCGCGGCGGCGATGGACGTCACCCGACTGAGCGTGCAGAACCGATGGAAGGCAGTGCTCGAAGCGTCGGGGTTCCGGCCGCCGGAGTGGTGA
- a CDS encoding PAS domain S-box protein, producing the protein MSAPTETIHVLHVGDPESVERVASGLERADDRFAVETATGLDETLETLDDDHDCVVSTYTLPDRTGIELLDAVRESYPHLPVVLLVADGSEDVASDAIAAGVTDYLQWEEGARAHATLAQRVATAVEEYHSRTELEANRERLSMFVEQSPLGVVEYDSEFRIVGVNDAAEEILGYTEAELRGETWEYLVTDDSYEDVDAVTSALANAEGGYHSVDENVRKDGELIVCEWYNHVITDDDGDVRAIFSQFQDVTDRRERERRIEALHEATRKLMGAATQEAVAEHAVETARDVLGLSINSVYLYDAESDALVPTAITEAALDVIGEPPVYEPGESLSWAAFEEDEVRVFEDVSTEPDRYNDDTAFGAEIILPLGDHGVMYVAATEPAAFDEADVTLARTLAANTEEALSRIDRERALRESRRRYRTFVDNFPDGAVFLFDEDLRYVLAGGTELDAFGHSPDEIEGATAHDLFPEERADELVDYYREALSGETHTFEQEFHGEHYRIQTLPVHGDDGEISAGIAVSQNVTERKRHERELARQNERLEEFASVVSHDLRSPLNVAEGRLELASEECDSDHLDEVASAHERMSVLIDDLLTLAREGEEAAELEPITLGVLARDCWRNVETETARLLADLDRVVEADRGQLQQLFENLVRNSVEHAGPDVAIRIGPLDDDGFYVADDGPGIPEDDRDDVFSAGFSTNDSGTGFGLTIVQRIAEAHGWTVEVTESEMGGAQFEIRGVEFVEE; encoded by the coding sequence ATGAGCGCACCGACCGAGACGATACACGTCCTCCACGTCGGCGATCCGGAGTCCGTGGAGCGGGTCGCGTCCGGTCTCGAACGAGCGGACGATCGATTCGCCGTCGAGACGGCGACCGGCCTCGACGAGACGCTGGAGACTCTCGACGACGACCACGACTGTGTCGTCTCGACGTACACGCTTCCCGACCGGACCGGGATCGAGTTACTCGACGCCGTCCGCGAGTCCTACCCACACCTTCCGGTCGTCCTCCTCGTCGCCGACGGTTCGGAGGACGTCGCCAGCGACGCCATCGCCGCGGGCGTCACGGACTACCTCCAGTGGGAGGAGGGAGCCAGAGCGCACGCCACGCTCGCGCAGCGAGTCGCGACCGCAGTCGAGGAGTACCACTCCCGGACCGAACTCGAGGCCAACCGGGAGCGCCTCTCGATGTTCGTCGAGCAGTCGCCGCTGGGCGTCGTCGAGTACGACAGCGAGTTCCGGATCGTCGGCGTCAACGACGCCGCCGAAGAGATCCTCGGTTACACCGAAGCGGAGCTCCGCGGAGAGACGTGGGAGTACCTCGTCACCGACGACAGCTACGAGGACGTCGACGCGGTCACGTCGGCGCTGGCCAACGCCGAGGGAGGCTACCACAGCGTGGACGAGAACGTCCGCAAGGACGGCGAGCTGATCGTCTGCGAGTGGTACAACCACGTCATCACCGACGACGACGGCGACGTGCGCGCCATCTTCTCGCAGTTCCAGGACGTGACCGATCGCAGGGAGCGCGAGCGCCGCATCGAGGCGCTCCACGAGGCCACGCGGAAACTGATGGGGGCGGCCACGCAGGAGGCGGTCGCGGAACACGCGGTCGAGACCGCTCGGGACGTCCTCGGCCTCTCGATAAACAGCGTCTACCTGTACGACGCCGAAAGCGACGCCCTCGTCCCCACGGCGATCACCGAAGCGGCCCTCGACGTGATCGGCGAACCTCCCGTCTACGAACCCGGCGAGAGTCTCTCGTGGGCGGCGTTCGAAGAAGACGAGGTCCGAGTGTTCGAAGACGTCTCGACCGAACCGGATCGCTACAACGACGACACCGCGTTCGGGGCGGAGATCATCCTTCCACTCGGCGATCACGGGGTGATGTACGTCGCGGCGACCGAACCGGCGGCGTTCGACGAGGCCGACGTGACGCTGGCCCGGACGCTCGCCGCGAACACGGAGGAGGCGCTCTCCCGGATCGACCGCGAGCGCGCGCTCCGCGAGAGCCGACGACGCTACCGGACGTTCGTCGACAACTTCCCCGACGGGGCCGTCTTCCTCTTCGACGAGGACCTCCGGTACGTCCTCGCCGGCGGTACGGAATTGGACGCTTTCGGACACTCACCCGACGAGATAGAGGGCGCGACCGCCCACGACCTCTTTCCGGAGGAACGCGCCGACGAACTCGTGGACTACTACCGCGAGGCGCTCTCGGGGGAGACCCACACCTTCGAACAGGAGTTCCACGGCGAGCACTACCGGATCCAGACACTGCCGGTCCACGGCGACGACGGCGAGATCAGCGCCGGGATTGCCGTCTCCCAGAACGTCACGGAGCGCAAGCGTCACGAGCGGGAACTCGCCAGACAGAACGAGCGCCTCGAGGAGTTCGCCAGCGTCGTGAGCCACGACCTCCGGAGCCCCCTCAACGTCGCCGAGGGACGCCTGGAACTCGCGAGCGAGGAGTGCGACAGCGACCACCTCGACGAGGTGGCGAGCGCCCACGAGCGGATGAGCGTGCTGATCGACGACCTCCTCACGCTGGCCCGCGAGGGCGAGGAGGCGGCGGAACTGGAACCGATCACGCTCGGCGTGCTCGCCCGCGACTGCTGGCGCAACGTCGAGACGGAGACGGCGAGGCTCCTCGCCGACCTCGACCGCGTCGTCGAGGCCGATCGGGGACAGCTCCAGCAGCTGTTCGAGAACCTCGTTCGGAACAGTGTGGAGCACGCTGGCCCCGACGTCGCGATCCGAATCGGCCCGCTCGACGACGACGGCTTCTACGTCGCCGACGACGGGCCGGGAATCCCCGAGGACGACCGGGACGACGTGTTCTCCGCCGGCTTCTCGACCAACGATTCGGGCACCGGGTTCGGCCTGACCATCGTCCAGCGGATCGCGGAGGCCCACGGCTGGACGGTCGAGGTCACCGAGAGCGAGATGGGAGGTGCGCAGTTCGAGATTCGAGGGGTCGAGTTCGTGGAGGAGTGA
- a CDS encoding Mov34/MPN/PAD-1 family protein: protein MRLFRSDELLGIARETMDFVLEACEETHPDEYMGFLRADDARKLDIDRTGQVITDVLVIPGTVSNPVSATVKTSMKPNDVQSVGSVHSHPNGVLRPSDEDLATFGQGDVHIIVGAPYGRGDWRVFDNRGEPTTLDVLDVDLPEEQFFDFTQADIDAELAAEGRRRGVVDPDLDDYDDDGGGFLSWFR, encoded by the coding sequence ATGCGCCTGTTCCGGTCGGACGAACTCCTCGGTATCGCCCGGGAGACGATGGACTTCGTCCTCGAAGCCTGCGAGGAGACCCACCCCGACGAGTACATGGGCTTTCTCCGCGCGGACGACGCCCGCAAACTCGACATCGACCGCACCGGACAGGTGATCACCGACGTCCTCGTCATCCCCGGCACAGTGTCGAACCCGGTCAGCGCGACGGTGAAGACGAGTATGAAGCCAAACGACGTGCAGTCGGTCGGGTCGGTCCACTCCCACCCGAACGGCGTCCTCCGACCGAGCGACGAGGACCTCGCGACGTTCGGACAGGGCGACGTCCACATCATCGTGGGTGCACCCTACGGGCGGGGCGACTGGCGGGTGTTCGACAACCGGGGCGAACCGACGACGCTCGACGTCCTCGACGTCGACCTCCCGGAGGAGCAGTTCTTCGATTTCACACAGGCGGACATCGACGCGGAACTGGCTGCCGAGGGACGCCGCCGGGGTGTGGTCGACCCCGACTTGGACGACTACGACGACGACGGCGGCGGATTCCTCTCGTGGTTTCGGTGA
- a CDS encoding DUF502 domain-containing protein: protein MGRSDRSDRPKRSDEFDEYGGPRAFARQAFITGAAVTLPLIVTLLILGVVVDFVSQQLDPVVGVLTSVTGVQPASDAVLKVVAVGALLGAIFGIGAVAERRPDRSGFATFFDTLLARLPGVGSLYRSIDEMSGLLLDSDTDSFQEVKLVEFPVEGSYAFGFLTADTPRVVEEAASHEEMVTLFVPMAPNPVMGGYVLHVSTDHVVDVDLTVEEGIQAIVTSGVATGKRSDEELSEGMLERFERRLDAADTVVGIDELEAYAADASSHLEETVAAARARHVSDGDGDDTPPDEDDGTPDGDGT from the coding sequence ATGGGTCGATCGGACCGCTCGGACCGCCCGAAGCGATCGGACGAATTCGACGAGTACGGCGGCCCGCGGGCGTTCGCCCGGCAGGCCTTCATCACCGGGGCCGCCGTCACGCTTCCGCTCATCGTCACCCTCCTCATCCTCGGTGTCGTCGTCGACTTCGTCTCACAGCAACTCGACCCCGTCGTCGGCGTGCTCACGTCCGTCACGGGCGTCCAGCCGGCCTCCGACGCGGTACTCAAAGTCGTCGCGGTGGGGGCGCTCCTCGGCGCCATCTTCGGCATCGGCGCCGTGGCCGAGCGCCGCCCGGATCGGTCCGGGTTCGCCACCTTCTTCGATACGCTCCTCGCCCGACTCCCGGGTGTCGGCTCGCTCTACCGGAGTATCGACGAGATGAGCGGCCTGCTGCTGGACAGCGACACCGACAGTTTCCAAGAGGTGAAACTGGTCGAGTTCCCCGTCGAAGGATCGTACGCGTTCGGCTTCCTGACCGCCGACACGCCGCGGGTGGTGGAGGAGGCGGCGAGCCACGAGGAGATGGTCACGTTGTTCGTGCCGATGGCTCCCAACCCCGTCATGGGCGGCTACGTCCTGCACGTCTCGACCGACCACGTCGTCGACGTGGATCTGACCGTCGAGGAGGGTATCCAGGCCATCGTCACCAGCGGCGTCGCGACCGGGAAGCGATCGGACGAGGAGCTCTCGGAGGGCATGCTGGAGCGGTTCGAGCGCCGCCTCGACGCGGCCGACACCGTCGTCGGCATCGACGAACTGGAGGCCTACGCCGCCGACGCCTCGTCCCACCTGGAGGAGACGGTGGCGGCGGCGCGCGCCCGACACGTGTCGGACGGCGACGGCGACGACACGCCCCCGGACGAGGACGACGGCACCCCCGACGGCGACGGGACCTGA